Proteins encoded by one window of Aliivibrio wodanis:
- a CDS encoding glutaredoxin-3 (grx3), whose protein sequence is MFDTAQTIVFSKTVCPFCVKAKTILDDKNIEYKVLTLDVDLNKDEMVALIQEKEGIVVNTVPQIYLDGKYIGGHDDLVAFFERQETDIDLDDFEL, encoded by the coding sequence ATGTTCGATACAGCTCAAACGATAGTTTTCTCAAAAACAGTCTGCCCATTTTGTGTTAAAGCAAAAACAATTTTAGACGATAAAAATATAGAGTATAAAGTTCTGACATTAGACGTCGATCTAAATAAAGATGAAATGGTTGCTTTAATTCAGGAAAAAGAGGGAATCGTTGTAAATACAGTGCCTCAAATTTACTTAGATGGAAAATATATTGGTGGACACGACGATTTAGTGGCGTTTTTTGAGCGTCAAGAGACCGACATAGATTTAGATGATTTTGAACTGTAG
- a CDS encoding putative exported protein → MSLKKAVVLISLLLTNQAWAGICPITVKNDVILTSVGEVKVENTQDKLRIDKNGHVFINDNELKLTLEQKQAIEEYQQQLANYLPSIVDFTDKGFAAASEFVSDIETSFNAEGSFESVKEKINDYKQTAKQQFYQGKDLVLEQNFFQDIETGWKQDLELMVQSLDKELFSSVFNSLSNKMKEGEFNFSELQQQFSDVQSSINTKIKEHKQEMKKEAGALCDSATEIADEEQQLHELIPELKAYPAFTI, encoded by the coding sequence ATGTCATTGAAAAAGGCTGTTGTTTTAATCTCCTTATTGTTAACTAACCAAGCTTGGGCTGGTATTTGCCCAATTACCGTAAAAAATGATGTAATATTAACGTCGGTAGGAGAGGTTAAGGTTGAGAATACTCAAGATAAACTTAGAATCGATAAAAATGGACATGTTTTTATCAATGATAATGAACTTAAATTGACGTTAGAACAAAAACAAGCGATTGAAGAGTATCAGCAGCAGTTAGCCAATTATCTACCAAGTATTGTTGATTTTACCGATAAAGGATTTGCAGCGGCGAGTGAGTTTGTTAGTGATATTGAAACATCATTTAATGCTGAAGGTTCATTTGAATCGGTTAAAGAAAAAATCAATGATTATAAGCAAACAGCTAAACAGCAGTTCTATCAAGGCAAAGATCTGGTATTAGAACAGAATTTTTTTCAAGATATAGAAACTGGTTGGAAGCAAGATCTTGAGTTGATGGTACAAAGTTTAGATAAAGAGTTGTTCTCAAGTGTATTTAACTCGTTATCAAATAAAATGAAAGAAGGAGAATTTAATTTCTCTGAATTACAGCAACAATTTAGCGATGTACAATCATCAATAAACACTAAAATAAAAGAACATAAACAAGAAATGAAAAAAGAAGCAGGAGCCTTGTGTGATTCAGCAACCGAGATTGCCGATGAAGAACAACAGTTACATGAATTGATCCCAGAACTAAAAGCATACCCTGCGTTTACTATTTAA
- the purC gene encoding phosphoribosylaminoimidazole-succinocarboxamide (SAICAR) synthetase: protein MSLSEQVLAVNDDLPIRTDKPVHSGKVRSVYWLTEEDSRRLIKEKGYNVAADAPLAIMVISDRISAFDCIWHGEGGLKGIPGKGAALNAISNHWFQLFKDNDLADSHILDIPHPFVWIVQKAKPVMIEAICRQYITGSMWRAYTQGEREFCGITLPERLEKDEQLSELLLTPSTKGVLTGIEGVPEVDDVNITRKDIEDNYDKFNFSSVEDIASYEKLLKEGFAVIAKALNKIDQIFVDTKFEFGYVSDAQGNEKLIYMDEVGTPDSSRIWDKNAYRSGHIIENSKEGFRQFLLNHFAEPDILLNKNRMEERFALAQENELPLEAMMDLSKTYLDIAAKITGSPITLSDNPKAEIIKVLKEEYQLVD from the coding sequence ATGAGTCTTTCCGAACAAGTACTTGCTGTTAATGATGATCTCCCAATTCGTACCGATAAGCCTGTACACAGTGGTAAAGTACGTTCTGTATATTGGTTAACAGAGGAAGACAGCCGCCGCCTGATTAAAGAAAAAGGCTACAATGTCGCAGCTGATGCACCTTTAGCTATCATGGTAATTAGTGATCGTATCTCTGCATTTGATTGTATTTGGCATGGTGAAGGTGGATTAAAAGGAATTCCTGGTAAAGGTGCAGCCTTAAATGCGATTTCAAATCATTGGTTTCAGTTATTTAAAGATAATGATTTAGCAGACAGCCATATTCTTGATATCCCTCACCCATTTGTATGGATTGTTCAAAAAGCAAAGCCTGTGATGATTGAAGCTATTTGTCGTCAATATATTACAGGTTCAATGTGGCGTGCTTACACTCAAGGCGAACGAGAGTTTTGTGGTATTACTCTACCTGAGCGTCTAGAGAAAGATGAGCAGTTATCAGAACTACTGTTAACACCATCAACAAAAGGCGTGTTAACAGGTATTGAAGGTGTTCCTGAAGTAGATGATGTCAATATCACACGTAAAGACATTGAAGATAACTACGATAAATTCAATTTTTCTTCTGTTGAAGATATTGCTTCTTATGAAAAACTACTTAAAGAAGGTTTTGCGGTTATCGCCAAAGCATTGAATAAAATCGATCAAATCTTTGTCGATACGAAGTTTGAATTTGGTTACGTTAGCGATGCACAGGGCAATGAGAAATTGATCTATATGGATGAGGTAGGTACCCCAGATTCATCTCGTATTTGGGATAAAAATGCTTATCGCTCTGGTCATATTATTGAGAACTCAAAAGAAGGTTTCCGCCAGTTCTTATTAAATCACTTTGCTGAACCTGATATTCTTTTAAACAAAAATCGTATGGAAGAACGTTTTGCTTTAGCACAAGAGAATGAACTTCCATTAGAAGCGATGATGGACTTATCAAAAACGTATTTAGACATTGCAGCTAAAATTACAGGCTCCCCAATTACGTTAAGTGATAATCCAAAAGCAGAGATCATTAAAGTATTAAAAGAAGAATATCAATTAGTTGATTAA
- a CDS encoding outer membrane protein, OmpA-like, producing the protein MKKTLLALALASVSVTAAADSLIYGGVQAGSADFAGESSTVYGAHIGTGILPFIGVEMGAWNLGSYDYSGAAGSADVTSVNFAIKPSIDFGPLHVYGKAGMHSWEAEGTNGYKSDDGVDPFIGLGVEYSVFPMLTLGAGYNNFTVGDENIDFASVNLTVHFL; encoded by the coding sequence ATGAAAAAGACACTTTTAGCGTTAGCTCTAGCGAGCGTATCAGTAACAGCGGCTGCTGATTCACTGATTTACGGTGGCGTACAAGCTGGTTCTGCTGATTTTGCTGGCGAAAGTTCTACGGTATACGGTGCTCACATCGGTACAGGTATTCTTCCTTTCATCGGTGTTGAAATGGGTGCTTGGAACCTAGGTTCTTATGATTATTCTGGTGCTGCTGGTTCTGCTGATGTAACTTCAGTTAACTTTGCTATTAAACCAAGCATTGATTTTGGTCCACTGCATGTTTACGGTAAAGCGGGTATGCATAGCTGGGAAGCGGAAGGCACAAACGGTTATAAGTCTGATGATGGTGTTGATCCATTCATCGGTTTAGGTGTTGAATACAGTGTATTCCCAATGCTAACTCTGGGTGCAGGCTACAATAACTTCACTGTTGGTGATGAAAATATTGATTTTGCATCTGTTAACCTAACAGTACACTTCCTATAA
- the hrpA gene encoding ATP-dependent helicase HrpA, with protein MSQSNQNSAATLRKALSECMLRDRFRLSKRIHGASRIKKEESRNAVFDEIALDIAQSMQVANNREMDRPTIKYPDLPVSQKKDDIAEAIANNQVVIVAGETGSGKTTQLPKICLELGRGKFGNIGHTQPRRLAARSVADRIAEEMETQLGSHVGYKVRFNDQVSERTQVKLMTDGILLAEIQNDRYLNQYDTIIIDEAHERSLNIDFIMGYLRELLPKRPDLKIIITSATIDPERFSKHFNNAPIIEVSGRTFPVETRYRPIVEDGDDTDRDQLEGIFDAVDELCEEGLGDILLFMTGEREIRDTAEALEKRNLRDTEIVPLYARLSSQEQNRVFQPHAGRRIVLATNVAETSLTVPGIKYVIDPGTARISRYSYRTKVQRLPIEAISQASANQRMGRCGRVSEGVCIRLYSEEDFVARPEFTDPEILRTNLASVILQMTALGLGDIQAFPFVEAPDNRNIQDGVKLLEELGAINPNAKDSKKSLTKVGRELARLPIDPRLARMVLEAPNYNALQEVMIIAAALSIQDPRERPSDKKQQSDDKHKRFNHEDSDFLTFVNVWQHVKEQQKALSSNQFRKQCRKDFLNYLRVREWQDVHYQLSQVMKELNYKVNQEAAGYQSVHTAILAGMLSHIGQKDQEKNEYQGARNARYHIFPASGLFKKQPKWIMVAELVETSKLWGRIVAKIQPEWIEPLAGHLIKRSYSEPHWSKKSAAVMAYEKVTIYGIPIVPKRQINYGSIDAPVCREIFIRSALVEGDWSTNHKFFKENRKLLQEVEELEHKSRRRDILVDDDQLAEFYDQRVNTDVVSGRHFDSWWKSAQKETPDLLSFEKEMLFRNDASHVTDLDYPNFWHQGSLKLKLSYQFEPGQDSDGVTVHVPLPILNQVTTDGFDWQIPGLRHEMVVAYIKSLPKTLRRNFVPAPNYADAFLSRATPFDAPLLDSLEKELRRMTGVEVLREDWKLEQIPDHLKVTYRVVDHRNRKLKESRDLYDLKDGLKDKVQETLSQVADDDIEQKGLKTWSFGELPALYTQKRGGFEVKAYPAIVDGKDSVEIKLFETEEEQHNAMKAGQRRLILLNVPSPIKYLHSNLPNKSKLGLYFNQYGRVLDLIDDCIACGIDKLIEEKGGLVWEPEAFDKMKEHIRAELGDTVVEIAKLVETILTTAFQIQKKLKGRVDLSMAFALSDIKAQIENLIFKGFATECGWKRLADIHRYMKAIERRMEKLPIDPNRDRVHLLKVEGINNEYKELLNKIPKGQPIPDKVKEIRWMIEELRVSYFAQQLGTPYPVSDKRVKNAIAEC; from the coding sequence TTGAGTCAATCAAATCAAAATTCAGCAGCAACACTTAGAAAAGCCCTAAGTGAATGTATGCTGCGTGACCGTTTTCGCCTAAGTAAACGCATTCATGGCGCATCACGCATTAAAAAAGAAGAATCAAGAAACGCCGTGTTTGATGAAATTGCATTAGACATCGCACAATCTATGCAGGTTGCTAATAACCGTGAAATGGATCGCCCGACGATCAAATACCCAGACCTGCCTGTTAGCCAAAAGAAAGACGACATAGCAGAAGCCATTGCCAATAACCAAGTGGTTATTGTTGCAGGTGAAACCGGCTCAGGTAAAACCACACAGCTGCCAAAAATTTGTTTGGAATTAGGTCGTGGTAAATTTGGTAATATCGGTCATACACAGCCACGTCGTCTTGCGGCGCGTTCGGTTGCTGATCGTATTGCAGAAGAGATGGAAACACAGCTGGGTAGCCATGTTGGTTATAAAGTTCGATTTAACGATCAAGTGTCAGAGCGCACCCAAGTTAAATTGATGACTGACGGTATTTTGCTGGCTGAAATCCAAAACGACAGATACTTAAATCAGTATGACACCATTATTATCGATGAAGCGCATGAGCGTAGCCTGAACATTGATTTTATTATGGGGTACTTGCGTGAACTACTACCAAAACGCCCTGATCTAAAAATTATTATTACCTCGGCAACCATCGATCCTGAACGTTTTTCAAAACACTTTAATAATGCACCTATTATTGAAGTATCAGGCCGAACTTTCCCTGTTGAAACGCGCTACCGTCCTATTGTCGAAGATGGCGATGATACTGATAGAGATCAACTGGAAGGTATTTTTGATGCAGTTGATGAGCTATGTGAAGAAGGGCTAGGGGACATTCTGTTGTTTATGACGGGTGAGCGAGAAATTCGTGATACTGCAGAAGCACTAGAAAAACGTAACCTACGAGACACTGAAATTGTGCCTCTATACGCGCGTTTATCGTCTCAAGAGCAGAACCGAGTGTTCCAACCTCATGCTGGTCGTCGAATTGTACTGGCAACTAACGTGGCTGAAACGTCGTTAACCGTTCCGGGCATTAAGTACGTTATTGATCCGGGTACGGCACGTATCAGTCGCTATAGTTACCGAACGAAAGTGCAACGTCTACCAATTGAAGCGATCTCTCAAGCAAGTGCAAATCAGCGTATGGGCCGTTGTGGTCGTGTATCTGAAGGTGTGTGTATTCGTCTGTATTCAGAAGAAGACTTTGTTGCGCGCCCTGAGTTTACCGATCCTGAAATTTTACGTACTAACTTGGCGTCTGTTATTTTACAAATGACCGCGTTAGGTTTAGGTGATATTCAAGCCTTCCCATTTGTAGAAGCGCCAGATAATCGTAATATTCAAGATGGTGTAAAGCTGCTTGAAGAGTTAGGGGCAATTAATCCTAACGCTAAAGACTCAAAGAAAAGCTTAACGAAAGTGGGGCGTGAATTGGCTCGTTTGCCAATCGATCCACGCTTAGCTCGTATGGTTCTAGAAGCGCCAAATTACAATGCATTGCAAGAAGTGATGATCATTGCGGCAGCACTGTCGATTCAAGATCCTCGCGAACGCCCAAGTGACAAAAAACAGCAGTCTGATGATAAGCATAAGCGCTTTAATCATGAAGATTCAGACTTTTTGACCTTTGTGAATGTATGGCAACACGTGAAAGAGCAACAAAAGGCCCTTTCAAGTAACCAATTTAGAAAGCAATGTCGTAAAGATTTCTTAAACTACTTACGTGTTCGTGAGTGGCAAGACGTTCACTATCAATTAAGCCAAGTAATGAAAGAGCTTAATTATAAAGTGAATCAAGAAGCGGCAGGTTATCAAAGCGTACATACTGCAATCTTAGCCGGTATGCTTTCTCACATCGGTCAAAAAGACCAAGAGAAAAATGAATATCAAGGTGCTCGAAATGCGCGTTACCATATTTTCCCTGCATCTGGCTTATTTAAGAAGCAACCAAAATGGATAATGGTTGCAGAGCTGGTTGAAACCTCGAAATTATGGGGTCGTATTGTTGCGAAAATTCAACCTGAATGGATTGAACCACTAGCAGGGCATTTGATTAAACGCAGCTACAGTGAACCGCATTGGTCGAAAAAATCTGCTGCAGTAATGGCATACGAGAAAGTCACTATTTATGGCATTCCAATTGTTCCTAAGCGTCAAATTAACTATGGTTCGATTGATGCGCCAGTTTGTCGTGAAATATTTATTCGCTCAGCGCTAGTTGAAGGGGATTGGAGCACCAATCATAAATTCTTCAAAGAAAACCGCAAGCTCTTGCAAGAAGTTGAAGAGTTAGAGCATAAATCCCGTCGTCGCGACATCTTGGTTGATGATGATCAGCTTGCTGAATTTTATGACCAACGCGTAAATACCGATGTTGTATCAGGTCGTCATTTTGATTCTTGGTGGAAAAGCGCACAGAAAGAAACGCCGGATTTACTGAGTTTTGAAAAAGAGATGTTATTCCGTAATGATGCAAGTCATGTAACGGATCTTGATTACCCGAATTTCTGGCATCAAGGTAGTTTAAAACTGAAGCTAAGTTATCAATTCGAACCAGGTCAAGATAGTGACGGTGTAACGGTACATGTGCCATTACCAATCTTGAACCAAGTGACAACGGATGGTTTTGATTGGCAAATTCCAGGTCTACGTCATGAGATGGTCGTTGCTTACATTAAATCGTTACCAAAAACACTTCGTCGTAACTTTGTACCAGCGCCGAATTATGCAGATGCGTTTTTATCTCGTGCAACGCCATTTGATGCGCCGTTATTAGACAGTCTTGAAAAAGAACTGCGACGCATGACTGGGGTAGAAGTGTTACGTGAAGATTGGAAATTAGAGCAAATTCCAGATCATTTAAAAGTAACCTACCGAGTTGTTGATCACCGTAACCGTAAGCTGAAAGAAAGTCGTGACCTATATGATTTAAAAGATGGCTTAAAAGATAAAGTGCAAGAAACCTTATCTCAAGTTGCAGATGATGATATCGAGCAAAAAGGCCTTAAAACGTGGAGCTTTGGTGAGTTACCAGCACTTTACACACAAAAACGTGGTGGCTTTGAAGTTAAAGCTTACCCTGCGATTGTGGATGGTAAAGACAGTGTTGAAATCAAACTGTTTGAAACAGAAGAAGAGCAACACAATGCAATGAAGGCAGGCCAACGTCGCTTGATCCTTCTTAATGTTCCGTCTCCTATTAAGTATTTACATAGCAATTTACCAAATAAGTCAAAACTAGGCTTGTACTTTAATCAATATGGCCGAGTGCTGGATTTAATTGATGACTGTATTGCTTGTGGTATTGATAAGCTAATCGAAGAGAAAGGTGGCCTAGTTTGGGAGCCTGAGGCTTTCGACAAAATGAAAGAACACATTCGAGCAGAGCTTGGAGATACGGTTGTAGAGATAGCTAAATTAGTTGAAACGATTTTAACGACGGCTTTCCAAATACAGAAAAAATTAAAAGGCCGTGTTGATTTAAGCATGGCGTTTGCACTGTCTGATATTAAAGCTCAGATAGAGAACTTAATCTTCAAAGGCTTTGCAACAGAGTGTGGTTGGAAGCGATTAGCAGACATTCATCGTTATATGAAAGCAATTGAACGCCGAATGGAAAAACTTCCAATTGATCCAAATCGAGACCGTGTTCACTTATTGAAAGTGGAAGGCATTAATAATGAATATAAAGAGTTATTAAATAAAATCCCGAAAGGGCAGCCTATTCCAGATAAAGTAAAAGAGATCCGCTGGATGATAGAAGAGCTTCGAGTAAGCTACTTTGCTCAACAACTTGGGACACCGTACCCAGTTTCTGATAAACGAGTAAAAAATGCCATTGCTGAGTGTTAA
- the tusE gene encoding sulfurtransferase, with translation MEFNGKHIERDAQGYLMNHTDWCEELVPLFAKEENIELTDAHWEVIRFVRSFYEEFKTSPAVRMLVKAMKKEHGPEKGNSKYLFKLFKLGPAKQATKLAGLPKPAKCL, from the coding sequence ATGGAATTTAACGGTAAGCACATTGAACGCGACGCTCAAGGGTATTTAATGAATCATACCGATTGGTGTGAAGAGTTAGTTCCACTGTTCGCGAAAGAAGAGAATATCGAATTAACTGACGCTCACTGGGAAGTTATTCGCTTTGTTCGTTCTTTTTATGAAGAATTCAAGACATCGCCAGCAGTTCGTATGTTGGTAAAAGCGATGAAAAAAGAACATGGCCCAGAAAAAGGCAACAGCAAATACCTATTTAAACTATTCAAATTAGGCCCTGCAAAACAAGCCACAAAATTGGCGGGTTTACCAAAGCCTGCAAAATGTCTTTAA
- the yccX gene encoding acylphosphatase: MSQKSFKFTVKGKVQRVGFRFHTAHTALKLDLTGYARNQADGSVEVLACGEEEKVNALAEWLKIGPQLARVDSIEKVETQWQELSDFKMY; encoded by the coding sequence ATGTCACAAAAATCGTTCAAGTTTACTGTAAAGGGAAAAGTACAGCGTGTAGGTTTTCGTTTTCATACCGCGCATACGGCATTGAAACTTGATTTAACAGGCTATGCTCGAAATCAAGCAGATGGTTCTGTTGAAGTACTTGCTTGTGGAGAAGAGGAAAAGGTAAATGCATTAGCAGAATGGTTGAAAATAGGGCCTCAATTAGCTCGTGTTGATTCTATCGAGAAAGTTGAAACCCAGTGGCAAGAGTTGTCTGATTTTAAAATGTATTAA